AAAAAGAACGGCCTCATCTTCAAGCACCATGATCTCTCTCAATCTTTGAGAGCTGTGAGCGAGATACAGAGAAGACAAAAACAGCGGCCTTTTCCCCCATCTCTCTCTCGAACTTtgcaagaaaaatagagaaaacatcttctctcattttgtttctcaAAGAACTACCAATATTTCTTTATTGGGGCAAGACTATAGTATTTTTCCAGTTGAATTCTAATCGTATTACAGAACCTCAGTTTCTTCTAGAGCTCAAAAGTTTGCTTGATTTTTCCGTGGAGCAGATATGGGAAAAGCTATCGGTCTCAAATGGATAAAAAATGAGAGTGTTGATCTGTCCATTCCTAGTTCGATTTCTTGTTGCCGATCGAGGTTTCCGGTTCGAGTGTTTGTCCTATAGCTCGCTCAAGATTCATTATTTTGGAGCTTCTTTTACTATACCCGTCGGAAAATTTCAGCAATAAAAGGTTCATTTCTTGCTTTGTCTTTTACATTTTATCTTTTCTCTGTTTTAATGGTTTGATTCCGTCTTGATGATTTCTGTACCGTTTCGATGTCTCTAGTTTGATCACATGATTAAAAGGCATGAAACAAATTTGTTTAAATACTTTAagcttatttatttatgtttgagataagtaattaATTATTTGGTGATGTGAATCAAATTTTGAGATGCTTTTAACAGTGACCCATTAACTGAGAGATGAGGTATTGTGCGGGCCGTGAGATTTCAGTTGATGCATTCGTTAATTAATGAAGACTCCCATAAGGACTTCAATTGTTTGTTTAAACTCTTGCCACACTTATGTATTTcccaatttaattttaaacttttaataGACCCTGTAATTTTGATTTATATCACACTTACTCGTAAATAATTTCATAATTGTGAGACCTTCCACAATAATCTCAGAgattataaaaataattcaaatgcgttagtttctttaggcgcgattaataataaatcatcgtgactatgggtacggttcccgtggcatagtcatgatgcgtaatccccaattcgagtgtgcgtttcacgtgacacGACCATCacttcaaataataatacaaataagcatgtcgtaaatcgcgggtgtatttcatgtggAGCGGTTTGCGACGTGtgccaaaacgacaagtgtacgacatcgtgacttgtttcagaaataattccataaataattaaaagcggttagaagATAAACAATGCACCGTAAGTttcaaatatgtattaaatcagataattaggccaattattaatagttgagcgaccatgctaaaaccacaaaactcgggagtgcctcacaccttctcccgggttaacagaattccttactcgattTTCTgagttcgcagaccataaataagagtcaaattcctcgatttgggatttaaagtaaaccggtgacttgggacaccataaatattccaagtggcgactctaaatctaataaataattccatttcgattaatgtcacttaaattggaaaaattcccttaTTTCCCTATCCCACTGCGggaaaaaggagatgtgacacaTGTGTCATAGAAgcattttttgaactcgatttaattacgaattttgatacaaaaccagtccaaatcacctccaatcttcctcaaattttgtatattgacttatctatatgttttcaatgaatttcaactatacccattgaaaaaattctttttttgcttagatttttggaatattatatttttttatttcatcaccttatttgctacctcatcaatgaagtttcctttccgtcttgcatctaatgtttcTAATCAcgtttaaaaatatggaaggagatttttgcatgtgattctttgagataaaaaaccttatttatttaattttttaatttttatatgtgcttggctagttttggtaagtgtATGACTAATGGCTAGAGATTGGTAAGTTGAAACTTATTTTGGACATTTATGTAagttttccttctcttttttttcactttttgattttttgtggTGTTATGATTCATGACTCAGAAATGAGGCTTGGAAATTTGATTGCAAGACTTGGGTTGTTAATGGAAATAGACTGCATTGGCAGGATGAATTAAACCTTTCTACCTTAATTAAAGATTTCGAGCTCGACCTCTGAGAATGGAGAAATCTCTTATAGTAATTAGGATCACTTTTTCTTTTAATGAATTTTACGCAATACAGTATTTGAATTAGTCAGTCCATCGTATATCAAAGAACAACTGGTAATTGTCCTCAAATATTAACTGAGTTGGTTGAGTGAATGATTTTTCACATGGGAGACTTGAGATTAATTCCCCTCACAACAGCCATTCCAGTCAGAGTTCGTCGTATCGGGATTGCCTAGTGCGGTTTATATCTCTGGTGTGGTTTGCGAGCTATTACACAGTGAGCATGTTATCCAGTATGCACTGGTTGCCCGCAAGGATTGGCTGAGTTGGTTGGGTGAGTGATTTTTCACGTGGAAGACCTGAGATCGATTCCCCTCACGGCAACCTTCTTAGTCAGAGCTCGTCGCATCGACCTTGCTTAGTGTATAGTTTGCGAGCTATTACACAGTCAGGGGAGGCCCAACCTCATCGGAGGCCTAAAGTAAAATCTTAATAAGAggccttaatatatatatatatataatttaatgaacatcgtttttaaaaaaattagacaagtgaggatgtggaattaaaaaaatgagaactttgttttataaaatacagaaaattaaatgaatttaatgttgattgcatcacaactgaaatgggagaacccagaaaacataagtgactccttttttttagtaagaccctttctatatttggtaacaattcaactttagatttttctttttaccattaatgagatgatttctagccCAAAAACTTTTACGATTTATTtaagattacaagtttcaaaaaccttcctttatttcataaaatccatgtccaggcaaacactttcatataaattgggacggagagagtataatttatgtaagaaaaataaataataagttagattattagatatagttacgtgaccaactaatgaatagagaaatataattaagtaaaaaagtaaaataagattgacagaaaactattttagttatattaattagaggaagaaatcgagttattaaaaattaatataacaataaagaaataaatttatcaataataaaagataattatataaataatatactactatatatataaaaaaactagTAATTTTGGGGCCCTTAAATATTTGGGGCCTTTCACTTGCTTTAGGGTTGGACCGCCCCTGTGTGTAAACAGGTTATCTAGTGCATAGCGGCTACAGTTTTCGAGAGAACTTAAACACAAAAAAAAGAGAGCTATATATGAGGTGTTTAAAATTCGTTGGGAAAAATATAATGTGCATCAAAAGGTCTAATTAAGATGTCTTACGTACAAACACAATGATTATTTAGAATCTTTTGGTACTCCACCCTGTTTAGAGTCAACCAATTCATGGTCTTCTTTGCTTCTGATGTTTTAACagaataaaaattttaattttgaaagaaataaaaaagtcaTGTATCATACTacaaaattctttttcaaatagGCATGAATGAGTTGGCTTCCTTTAGCCAACTATGCTATACATGTGGCATTAAAATATAAAGAGAAGAAAACATTTGCAAATCTGATGCAAATGTAAGATTTTTAACTTATAATTCGTCTAAATTTCTACAACTTAGATAGGGAGTTCAAGGTATTAGAGATTAGAGACTCATTATCAATTCAATATTGAACTGATGTAGCTAATTAATATTGAGCTACGGCTTCAATCGAactcaatatttttattttaaaatataaatatatatgtaaaagctcataaatttcaacaaataaaTCGGGTGTGTATGAGTAATTTTCTCATTTATTACTCTAGAATGAGGAGTGACATTGCTCTTGTAGACAACAATTGAGATAGGGAGCACAAATATATTTACTTTGATAAACATGTTTTGTATTAATTGATTTGATCTGAACAGGGGCGGATCTATGTAGAGGGAAGGGGTGGTACGCCACCCGATCGCTCCGGTAGAATTTCATATTAGTATTGGTATTCCACTGATATTTCATGtaaaaaacatataaaatagaGTTGTGCCACTCTGAGTAACAAAGTTCTGGTAGGTGGCACGGTCCAAGTGCTTCCTGCTAATCCCGAGACCCAGGGTCGAATCTCCTCTCACTCTGTTTTTTAACAAAGCCTGTTTTGCTTTTCCTTGTTCCCTCTTTTTCcaggtttttcttttcttctctttctcttaatttcttattttcatcttTGTATTCTCTCTTTAAACAGTTCCATTTTTATTagttatttaaattataaaagtatatttatttctatttttcttttctaaatctcaaattttgaaatttcaatatgttttaatcatttttcttttgatttggttAATGTTATTTTTTCTTCAAGGACCAATATTTTTAGTTTGGTTATCACGTGTGTATTTATGCACCAAAAATCTTATGAAGTAAACCGAATTAATTAAAAAATGGAacgaaccgaaccgaaccgaaccgagTTAATTCAAAACTGAGCGAACTAGCCAAATGTACACCCTAATTCGACCTTCTTGACTAGAGGTAAGTTTACATTAAAGACAGTGGCACCCGTAACcatcaaatcctggatccgcctatAGATCTGAACATCATGTGCGAATAATATTTTATCTAAACGAACAACCGTGAGAAATTAAAGGTGAAGAAGCCCTCAAGTGTGTCTTAACCTATGTTGCTCAGACTATTCAAAATTTTGCCGGATGCATGTTGGATCCTTCAATAGTAGTGCATTTTTGAAAGATCCGTACGACTGCGAtaacatttttaaaaagttcaaatAACCAGAGGTGGTACCAGGATTTTAACCTATAAGTTTTGAATTTTAGAATGACGACTTTAAGTACTAACGGTTgtgttttaaatttaatatatatatacgtaTTTAATGAGTTTCTTAATATAACGTACACTAttaagcaaaaactactaaattCGATCGAACCCATAGCTCGATTTCTACCTCCGCCCTTGTCTTAACTATTCCTTGAGAGAGGGGAGAGAGAAGGAATGGATAAGCTTTGAAGCTTCAAGCAGATATATACTGTATTACCACATGTGCATGAGCTACTACATATGGGATGTTGCACTAAAAGCAAGCAATAGACAGTGAGGGGAACTAGTATATGTGGGGGAGGGGTGCATGCTTATTTTGTTTGCTTCGGTGCAAAGAATCTAACCTGTATTTCAGCTTCGAGATTACAAGATTTCAAGAAACACATTGAAATTCTAGTCAGTCAAAGGACTCTGAACAAATAAAAGCTGGCTGGTATTTAAGAGCGGAAAAAAAACGTAGTTCGGTATACAAAGTATTCCGTATTTATGTTGGGTTCGAGAAAAGGTTGCATCATTAAGGGTGTGATGTAGATAACCTACCCTAATGCAGACATTAGAAGCTGCTTCCACGCCTCGAACCCGTAATCTATAGGTTATACAGAAACGATCTTACCGTTGTCTCATAGCTCTCCTTCTCTTTAAGTAGAAAAAAGTAGAAGAATAGATTTATTACTATTCTTAGTTTCGTACTTGTTCAATTGATATTTAAGCGgagaaaaatagaagaataatACATTTTCCATCGAGTTTCAAACTGTTCGTTGACTAACCATAGGATTATTTTtcatttataaaataaaagacagTCAGTCAGTCCAGATCTGACCAGACTGTATATAACATAACGCTAAACGTTACTTCGCTTTTTGCCTCGAGAAAGAGCTTCTCCAGTAACTGTGCACGTGCAAACCAGTGTCCAAATGTGACTCATGTCTCCTTTCATTTCAGCTATTACCCTAAATCTACTTGGTACTacaaatttcaaaacaaaaaaatatagagttaaaaaagggaaaataatttTTACACATTGTCAGCGTAAGATAATTTTTACAATATCAAGTTACTCAAAGAATATCTCTAAATAAACTTTCAATAAAAGCGGAATTTGCAATCTTAAAATTAACGTAGGTTACCGACTGCAAAGTAAAGATGATTCAATAGTGTAAAAATTTATCTAAACTGCGGatttatataaatttaaattATTACAAAATCAGGAGTTTAAAGCAGACCATACCTCTTCTTGATCTTTTTTTGGTCAATAGTATACCACCAACATATTTGTAACGACATTATCAATAGAGAAGACTTCTCCTAATTAAATGGTAAGCTATAATTGAAGTACTCCAACTATCAAGAAAGAAAACATGGTCATTACTAGAGCACTACTATCATGATTATGAAATAATGATACACAATCATGGGTTTCATAGATTATTCATGATTATTTTTTTCACTTGTCTTTGATAGGGAAGAGTTTAAATTCGTCTATAATCTATTTATGGAATATAATGTAAATTTCATGAACATGGAACTCATATAGAAAAAAAGGATTTTACAACATTCAGCACATGTCAAATGACAAATATTTCATATCATTTGATCATCATATCAAACTCACATTCGAAAAACCTGAAAAAGGACTTAAAATTCAAAGTGTAATGTTACTAAAAGGAACATTATATGAAGAACTTGAAATGGTCAACACACGAAAACCCTTTACCTAGAAATCATTGCTAAGATTTCTTGAAGACTACTGAGAGATTAAAGGTTATGGCCCTCGAGTTTTGGATATGATCCAAAACTAGAGGGCCATAACCTTAAACAAGTGAATCAAAGAAAATTACCCGACCCGTTTATGAATTTCAGCTAGTTAGAATGGAGGTTGACCAGTTGCCCAATAACCCTCAGAAGGTAATTGAACATTGTTGAGAAGGTTGGGTGGCATTCCATGAAACAACGACGGGTCAGttaataattgttgttgttgttgtcgttctCCTGGAGCAATAGCTCGAGGAGAACCTAGTGAACCTCCTTGAGGTGGAAGCGAATTTGAATCCTCCTCCTCTAGTGGAAGTCTTTCATAAGCTGCATTGCTAAACGAAGCTGCCATAATCACAACCGGACCGGATGCCATTAGTGCCCCTACCACACAACCTCCCACCACTTGTCCTTGTCCGCCGGCTAAATATATAGTCAATCCTGACGCTGCTGGTGGTGCTGGTGGTGGTAGAAATGATCCGGCTAAGGATAAAATCTCAAAACGCCCATGTAGGGTTGCAATCGCACCTGATAAGCAAAAATAAATATAATGTTACCAATCGAGCTTTTTTGGCTCAATTTTATAGCAACTCCTCCTGAGCCCGGGGCTGTTttgaaacagcctctctatcctcacaaggtaggggtaaggtttgcgtacacagtATCCTCTCCAGACCCTACAGTGTGAGATAATACTgggtatattattgttgttgtttataGGAATTCCATGTTTCACCTTGAATTAGTCAAAATACGAACGCACGAGGTCTTAAATATTAGTGTGTCTTCGAATGTGGGAAGGATAGACATTCAGTTCGATGAGGGAAGGTTCACATAAATTTGAATTGATTGATTAGGAAAGCTGGCTCCGTAGCATTAAAAGCTTAATGTATCCCGAAAGAAGGAAGAAAAGTTGGTTatcaaagaaaaaatgaaattagagaAAAACTTGAAAGAATAATTTTGTACCTGGTGAAGCTGGTTGTCTTAGGTTTACATTAGTAACATTGCCTGTTCCACTCATAATACAAACCCCTCTTTGACGTCTTCTTGAAAAATTTGAAACACTTTCCATAATATCACAACCATCTGCAATTTCCATGACATGAGTTCTAAGGGCATTTGCACTATCTCTAGTGATGATAATTGGTGCCTTGGGTTTGTTCTTGGATCCAGCAGGTCTACCTCTAGGCCTTCTATTGAACTCCCCATCTCTATTGGTTCCATTAGAACCTAATTCGTCGTTTGATTCCTCAGCATTcgaattattattgttattgttgttgttgtcgtcgttGTTGTCTTCGCGATCTCTCTTTTGCCCGGACATGTTTAGGCCACTTGTTCCACTTTGTTCATCTTCTGAGTTGTGTTGGAATTGAAGGTGGTGTAGCTGCTGCTGTTGGTGGTGTTGTAAGTTAAAATTTCTTGTATGGAAAGGAGGGGGGAGTGAATTGTTCGACGGATCCATACTCTTTTGGTTTAATTCTCAGAGGCAGATCTAGAGCAGGTTCAGCGGATTCAACTAAACCACTAATtttgttagaatcacttacccgaaGAAAACAAAGAAGTTGAAAATGCAAATATCTAATAGATCGCGTCTACTTTGACCCCGTTGACTCTAAATCTTGAATCCGCTTATGTTATTCTCTATTTCTTCGATAAGATATGGAGATGATAAGACCGGAGAAATAGAGTTGGAGAAGCAAAGAAAATGAAAGTACAAGAAAGGGAAAGGATGTAATGATATGAAAGGTAGATAGTGGGGAAAggttgaaaaagaaaatgagtAGACTTTGGTTGGTTTCTTTAACTCATATTCTTTTTTCCTGTTTTCTTACTTTTGCAAGGGGGGTTTGTTGAATCAAGAAACTCACATATTCTTCATcataaagaagaagagaaaagaagaacaagTGGACTTTTGGACATTTTGGGTGTCACCAACCAAGAATTCACAGCTTGTAAACTCACCCTATCTGTCCAACTTGACAAAAACTCTTACTAATCAATACTATTATATGATGCCAGCTTCTCTGAAATTTCTAAGTGCTTATTTTCCTTACTTGCAGAAGACAATAGCAGCACTAGAGTTAGGGTTAGCTAACTTATCTTGAGAAAGAGAAGACTTGGATCTGGCATGTTTGGTGTAGTTTTTGCATTGGATTGCCCTTATTAGAGTTTAACCTATATATTACAGACAATGTAAGTAATTTTTACAATATCAGattattcaaaagatatttatacGTAACCCTCCATAAAAAGTGAGATTTGTAATCTTGTAAATAAGTCACGTCACCTGCTAGGACAGATAAAAGTGACcaaaaaatttatttatgatcGGCGTATATAAAATGTATATACTGACAGTGTACAGAATTTTTATACTACCAACATATTTTAACATATTAATTTGCCGTTTTTTAGATTACTAATCCATATCTGATGAATACAAGTtacatgtatttattttttaagttatgttaagtgaaaaattatttgaatgtCAATATAGAAGTTAAACTTGGACATAGAATTTGGATTTGGTTTTGCTAAGTCTGACTGTTCATGGACGGTGGACTGGTCCCCTTTCCCCTCTCTATATCTGTCACTCCCTGTGGGGTATGTGAGGAAATAGATCGATATAATATAAGTTTTTTAtagtattaatatatatatagttgaaAAATGCCTTCACCACTCAATTTATATTCAACCTTATATGTCCATTTCTTTGGCCTATCTCAATTAATCCATTAACATTACTaatttctttttcagttttccttgacttaaaagaaaagaagtaaagcTTTTTTCTTCAGACACATAGATACTGAAACTTGATTGGTTAAggttttcttgtttttctttgtacaTGTTAGATTTATATGCTTGACAACTTCTTGCTTGGACAGTGCTATTATCCGTTTTGTCCTTTTCTTAAAGAGTACAAGTTATTCGCATTGACAGGTGTAAAAAAATTATAGCATAAGGTCTAATTGGCGCAAAATGCCTTAAGACGCCTCAGAGCAGGTCTTGTCGTAGCTAAAAGACCTGCTATGCTGTATGAAGCATTTGATATATTAGGTGATTACGTTTCTGAAGTACATTAATA
This DNA window, taken from Nicotiana tabacum cultivar K326 chromosome 15, ASM71507v2, whole genome shotgun sequence, encodes the following:
- the LOC107793785 gene encoding AT-hook motif nuclear-localized protein 18, with amino-acid sequence MDPSNNSLPPPFHTRNFNLQHHQQQQLHHLQFQHNSEDEQSGTSGLNMSGQKRDREDNNDDNNNNNNNNSNAEESNDELGSNGTNRDGEFNRRPRGRPAGSKNKPKAPIIITRDSANALRTHVMEIADGCDIMESVSNFSRRRQRGVCIMSGTGNVTNVNLRQPASPGAIATLHGRFEILSLAGSFLPPPAPPAASGLTIYLAGGQGQVVGGCVVGALMASGPVVIMAASFSNAAYERLPLEEEDSNSLPPQGGSLGSPRAIAPGERQQQQQLLTDPSLFHGMPPNLLNNVQLPSEGYWATGQPPF